In Bombus vancouverensis nearcticus chromosome 1, iyBomVanc1_principal, whole genome shotgun sequence, a single genomic region encodes these proteins:
- the LOC117153700 gene encoding C-C chemokine receptor type 1 isoform X1 has protein sequence MVHVQRDLVELDVTENILRSVQLYYTPILVYFGSLGNCLSVIVFFGTKLCQYSSSIYLGALAISDTGFLVSVFVVWLNMVEVGLFNKPGFCQFFIYLTTLCSFMSIWLVVAFTIERFIAVEYPLYRQSMCTVARAKLAVAILTILGLILCSPVLWFSAPRLESNEKGNVTECHLAEGLESWAIVYNVIDTVLTFAIPFTVIIILNVLIARAIYRHIKIRKSLTNEPRIVKERQPYAQSFRNNLAQTKITKMLLVVSSVFLCFNLPAYVFRIHAFLHFQEESNAPRSVELAQQVCNLLFNTNFGINFILFCATGQNFRRAIRCMFLRRFRRRNVTMTQVSNQGKQNGSNFVRSTTGATRQHAIVFTEPWEEFHELNKAEMNEQL, from the exons ATGGTACACGTGCAAAGAGACCTCGTGGAGCTCGACGTAACGGAAAACATATTACGTAGCGTCCAATTATATTACACCCCGATTCTAGTCTACTTTGGTTCACTGGGGAATTGCCTTTCGGTAATCGTGTTTTTTGGAACGAAACTCTGCCAGTATTCCTCGAGCATTTACCTCGGTGCATTAGCCATAAGCGATACCGGTTTTCTGGTATCCGTTTTCGTGGTTTGGCTAAATATGGTAGAGGTTGGTCTGTTCAATAAGCCAGGTTTCTGCCAATTTTTCATCTACTTAACGACTCTTTGCAGTTTCATGAGCATTTGGCTCGTGGTGGCATTCACCATCGAGAGGTTTATTGCCGTGGAATATCCGCTGTATCGTCAGTCAATGTGTACAGTGGCTAGAGCAAAATTGGCAGTCGCTATATTGACCATATTGGGACTTATACTGTGTAGTCCGGTTTTATGGTTTTCAGCGCCGCGATTAGAGTCTAATGAAAAAGGAAACGTAACCGAGTGCCATTTGGCGGAAGGACTGGAATCTTGGGCTATTGTTTACAACGTGATTGACACGGTATTAACGTTTGCTATACCGTTCACGGTGATCATTATCCTGAACGTGCTGATTGCACGAGCTATTTATAGACatattaaaattagaaaatctcTAACCAACGAACCGCGTATCGTGAAAGAGAGACAACCATACGCTCAAAGTTTCCGGAACAATTTGGCGCAGACCAAGATCACCAAAATGTTGCTCGTTGTTTCTAGCGTCTTCCTCTGTTTCAATCTACCTGCGTATGTTTTCAGAATTCACGCTTTTTTACAT TTTCAGGAGGAAAGCAACGCACCCAGATCAGTGGAATTGGCGCAACAagtttgtaatttattatttaataccaACTTTGGAATTAATTTTATCTTGTTCTGCGCAACAGGACAAAATTTTCGAAGAGCGATACGCTGCATGTTTTTGAGACGGTTCCGTAGAAGAAATGTGACTATGACTCAAGTGTCGAATCAAGGAAAACAAAATG GTTCAAATTTTGTACGGTCTACTACGGGAGCAACACGTCAACATGCGATTGTATTTACGGAACCATGGGAAGAATTTCATGAATTAAAT AAGGCTGAAATGAACGAACAATTATAA
- the LOC117153700 gene encoding C-C chemokine receptor type 1 isoform X2, giving the protein MVHVQRDLVELDVTENILRSVQLYYTPILVYFGSLGNCLSVIVFFGTKLCQYSSSIYLGALAISDTGFLVSVFVVWLNMVEVGLFNKPGFCQFFIYLTTLCSFMSIWLVVAFTIERFIAVEYPLYRQSMCTVARAKLAVAILTILGLILCSPVLWFSAPRLESNEKGNVTECHLAEGLESWAIVYNVIDTVLTFAIPFTVIIILNVLIARAIYRHIKIRKSLTNEPRIVKERQPYAQSFRNNLAQTKITKMLLVVSSVFLCFNLPAYVFRIHAFLHFQEESNAPRSVELAQQVCNLLFNTNFGINFILFCATGQNFRRAIRCMFLRRFRRRNVTMTQVSNQGKQNGSNFVRSTTGATRQHAIVFTEPWEEFHELNAEMNEQL; this is encoded by the exons ATGGTACACGTGCAAAGAGACCTCGTGGAGCTCGACGTAACGGAAAACATATTACGTAGCGTCCAATTATATTACACCCCGATTCTAGTCTACTTTGGTTCACTGGGGAATTGCCTTTCGGTAATCGTGTTTTTTGGAACGAAACTCTGCCAGTATTCCTCGAGCATTTACCTCGGTGCATTAGCCATAAGCGATACCGGTTTTCTGGTATCCGTTTTCGTGGTTTGGCTAAATATGGTAGAGGTTGGTCTGTTCAATAAGCCAGGTTTCTGCCAATTTTTCATCTACTTAACGACTCTTTGCAGTTTCATGAGCATTTGGCTCGTGGTGGCATTCACCATCGAGAGGTTTATTGCCGTGGAATATCCGCTGTATCGTCAGTCAATGTGTACAGTGGCTAGAGCAAAATTGGCAGTCGCTATATTGACCATATTGGGACTTATACTGTGTAGTCCGGTTTTATGGTTTTCAGCGCCGCGATTAGAGTCTAATGAAAAAGGAAACGTAACCGAGTGCCATTTGGCGGAAGGACTGGAATCTTGGGCTATTGTTTACAACGTGATTGACACGGTATTAACGTTTGCTATACCGTTCACGGTGATCATTATCCTGAACGTGCTGATTGCACGAGCTATTTATAGACatattaaaattagaaaatctcTAACCAACGAACCGCGTATCGTGAAAGAGAGACAACCATACGCTCAAAGTTTCCGGAACAATTTGGCGCAGACCAAGATCACCAAAATGTTGCTCGTTGTTTCTAGCGTCTTCCTCTGTTTCAATCTACCTGCGTATGTTTTCAGAATTCACGCTTTTTTACAT TTTCAGGAGGAAAGCAACGCACCCAGATCAGTGGAATTGGCGCAACAagtttgtaatttattatttaataccaACTTTGGAATTAATTTTATCTTGTTCTGCGCAACAGGACAAAATTTTCGAAGAGCGATACGCTGCATGTTTTTGAGACGGTTCCGTAGAAGAAATGTGACTATGACTCAAGTGTCGAATCAAGGAAAACAAAATG GTTCAAATTTTGTACGGTCTACTACGGGAGCAACACGTCAACATGCGATTGTATTTACGGAACCATGGGAAGAATTTCATGAATTAAAT GCTGAAATGAACGAACAATTATAA
- the LOC117153700 gene encoding C-C chemokine receptor type 1 isoform X3 has protein sequence MVHVQRDLVELDVTENILRSVQLYYTPILVYFGSLGNCLSVIVFFGTKLCQYSSSIYLGALAISDTGFLVSVFVVWLNMVEVGLFNKPGFCQFFIYLTTLCSFMSIWLVVAFTIERFIAVEYPLYRQSMCTVARAKLAVAILTILGLILCSPVLWFSAPRLESNEKGNVTECHLAEGLESWAIVYNVIDTVLTFAIPFTVIIILNVLIARAIYRHIKIRKSLTNEPRIVKERQPYAQSFRNNLAQTKITKMLLVVSSVFLCFNLPAYVFRIHAFLHFQEESNAPRSVELAQQVCNLLFNTNFGINFILFCATGQNFRRAIRCMFLRRFRRRNVTMTQVSNQGKQNGSNFVRSTTGATRQHAIVFTEPWEEFHELNVE, from the exons ATGGTACACGTGCAAAGAGACCTCGTGGAGCTCGACGTAACGGAAAACATATTACGTAGCGTCCAATTATATTACACCCCGATTCTAGTCTACTTTGGTTCACTGGGGAATTGCCTTTCGGTAATCGTGTTTTTTGGAACGAAACTCTGCCAGTATTCCTCGAGCATTTACCTCGGTGCATTAGCCATAAGCGATACCGGTTTTCTGGTATCCGTTTTCGTGGTTTGGCTAAATATGGTAGAGGTTGGTCTGTTCAATAAGCCAGGTTTCTGCCAATTTTTCATCTACTTAACGACTCTTTGCAGTTTCATGAGCATTTGGCTCGTGGTGGCATTCACCATCGAGAGGTTTATTGCCGTGGAATATCCGCTGTATCGTCAGTCAATGTGTACAGTGGCTAGAGCAAAATTGGCAGTCGCTATATTGACCATATTGGGACTTATACTGTGTAGTCCGGTTTTATGGTTTTCAGCGCCGCGATTAGAGTCTAATGAAAAAGGAAACGTAACCGAGTGCCATTTGGCGGAAGGACTGGAATCTTGGGCTATTGTTTACAACGTGATTGACACGGTATTAACGTTTGCTATACCGTTCACGGTGATCATTATCCTGAACGTGCTGATTGCACGAGCTATTTATAGACatattaaaattagaaaatctcTAACCAACGAACCGCGTATCGTGAAAGAGAGACAACCATACGCTCAAAGTTTCCGGAACAATTTGGCGCAGACCAAGATCACCAAAATGTTGCTCGTTGTTTCTAGCGTCTTCCTCTGTTTCAATCTACCTGCGTATGTTTTCAGAATTCACGCTTTTTTACAT TTTCAGGAGGAAAGCAACGCACCCAGATCAGTGGAATTGGCGCAACAagtttgtaatttattatttaataccaACTTTGGAATTAATTTTATCTTGTTCTGCGCAACAGGACAAAATTTTCGAAGAGCGATACGCTGCATGTTTTTGAGACGGTTCCGTAGAAGAAATGTGACTATGACTCAAGTGTCGAATCAAGGAAAACAAAATG GTTCAAATTTTGTACGGTCTACTACGGGAGCAACACGTCAACATGCGATTGTATTTACGGAACCATGGGAAGAATTTCATGAATTAAATGTAGAGTAA